The genomic interval TTGCGCTCACTCAGTTGTTGAGGGTCTGCCATCTGTTGCCGTCTGCCTCCGGCGTTATTCAAGTAGCCCGAGTCGATGTGGCCGCTGCATATTCCGCAGACCATTAAGGAATTTTATTTTAATTTTAGGAGACAACAATGCCCTCTCGTAGAGAGTTAGCAAACGCAATTCGCGTGCTGTCGATGGATGCCGTGGAAAAGGCAAAGTCCGGTCACCCGGGCATGCCGATGGGCATGGCCGATATTGCCGAGGTGCTGTGGAACGATTTTCTGCAGCATAATCCCGCCAATCCCAAGTGGGCGGACCGGGACCGCTTTGTGCTGTCAAACGGCCACGGCTCAATGCTGCTGTATTCGATGCTGCATCTGACGGGTTATGACCTCCCCATGGAGGAGATTCAGCGTTTCCGTCAACTCCATTCCAAGACGCCGGGCCATCCGGAATATGGTTATGCCCCAGGCATAGAGACCACCACCGGCCCACTCGGCCAGGGTATTACCAACGCTGTGGGTATGGCGATCGCCGAAAAGTTGCTTGCCGGGCAATTTAATCGCGATGGTCACCACGTCATTGATCACTATACCTACGTGTTCCTCGGTGACGGCTGTTTGATGGAAGGTATTTCGCATGAGGCCTGCTCGCTCGCGGGCACACTGGGTCTTGGCAAGCTCATCGCGTTTTACGACGACAACGGCATTTCCATCGACGGCCATGTCGAAGGCTGGTTTACCGACGATACCCCGAAGCGTTTCGAGGCCTATGGCTGGCACGTGGTGCCGGGCGTGGACGGGCACAATGCCGATGCGGTGAAGAAGGCGATACTTGAGGCGCGCTCGGTAAATGACAAGCCGTCGATGATCTGTTGCAAGACCGTGATCGGCTTCGGTGCACCGAACCTGTGTGGTAGTCACGATTGCCACGGCGCTGCACTGGGTGAAAAAGAGATTGCTGCCACGCGCGAAAATCTGGGCTGGAAGCACGAGCCGTTTGTAATGCCGGACGAGTATTATCAGGGTTTTGATGCGCGCGCCAGGGGCGCCAGGGCGGAAGCCGACTGGGACCAGCGGTTTGCTGCCTATCAGAAGGCCCATCCGGAGCTGGCCGGCGAACTGGAGCGGCGTCTGCGCGGCGAACTGCCCGCCGACTGGGCGGAAAAATCTGCGGCCTTTGTCAATGCCGTTGCGGAGAAGGGCGAAACCATCGCCTCGCGCAAGGCCTCGCAGAATACGCTGAACGGGTTTGGTCCGCTGCTGCCAGAGCTGCTCGGCGGCTCGGCAGATCTGGCGGGCTCCAATCTCACGCTCTGGAAGGACTCCAAGGGCATCAGCAGCACCGTCTCCGATGGTAACTACATCTACTACGGCGTGCGCGAATTTGGCATGTCGGCGATCATGAACGGTAT from Gammaproteobacteria bacterium carries:
- the tkt gene encoding transketolase; this translates as MPSRRELANAIRVLSMDAVEKAKSGHPGMPMGMADIAEVLWNDFLQHNPANPKWADRDRFVLSNGHGSMLLYSMLHLTGYDLPMEEIQRFRQLHSKTPGHPEYGYAPGIETTTGPLGQGITNAVGMAIAEKLLAGQFNRDGHHVIDHYTYVFLGDGCLMEGISHEACSLAGTLGLGKLIAFYDDNGISIDGHVEGWFTDDTPKRFEAYGWHVVPGVDGHNADAVKKAILEARSVNDKPSMICCKTVIGFGAPNLCGSHDCHGAALGEKEIAATRENLGWKHEPFVMPDEYYQGFDARARGARAEADWDQRFAAYQKAHPELAGELERRLRGELPADWAEKSAAFVNAVAEKGETIASRKASQNTLNGFGPLLPELLGGSADLAGSNLTLWKDSKGISSTVSDGNYIYYGVREFGMSAIMNGITLHGGFIPYGATFLMFSEYARNALRMAALMKQRSIFVYTHDSIGLGEDGPTHQPVEQTATLRLIPNMQVWRPCDAVESAVAWKAAIEHTNGPSCLIFSRQNLPHQTRSAQQIAAITRGGYVLMECGYLVQAIIIATGSEVGLAVDAAKQLNDRGFGIRVVSMPCTRVFDEQDAAYRESVLPKAITARVAVEAGVTDGWIKYVGFEGRVVGINSFGESAPAGDLFKHFGFTTDKVIDAVTDLL